Part of the Streptomyces sp. NBC_00457 genome, TGACCGACGTCAGGGCAGTTGATCGTCGCGACTTGGGCGCCGGCCGACCTGGTCTGGTTTCCGTATGAATTCTCCTCATGCGCCGAGGCATAGAAGTTGGCCCAGATCAGCCCGCCCCCACCGAGCGCTAGGGCCGCCGATGCGGCTATGGCCTTGGTGGCCAGCGGCGTACGGCGTTTTCGTGTGTTGCGTCCCATGGAACTCCTCTGACTTCCTTGCGGGGCAGCGAGACGCCCGACAGGAGTGAAGCGGCTCCCATCCATACGCAGGAGGTCCCAGGAGTGTTCAGCCGTCTCAGAAATTGGTGAGAGACTGAAGCAGACAATTCGCCCTCAACTCCCCCACACAGCACGAGAGTTGTGATCGCCCAGGATCAGTGTCCGTGGTCCAGATAGGCGAGAACCGCCAGGACACGGCGGTTGTCGTCGTCCGAAACCTCGAGCCCCAGCTTCGCGAAGATATTTGAGGTGTGTTTGGCGATCGCCCGCTCGGTCACCACGAGCTGCGCCGCGATCGCCGCGTTCGAGCGGCCCTGCGCCATCAGCTCCAGCACCTCCCGCTCCCGGGCGGTCAGCCGCCCCAGCGGCCGGCCGTCGGCCTCCCGCCGCGACAGCAGCTGCTGGATCACCTGCGGGTCCATCGCCGTACCGCCCGCCGCGACCCGACGTACGGCGTCCACGAACTGCTCCGCGTCGAACACCCGGTCCTTCAGCAGATACCCGACCGCGCCGCTGCCGTCGGCGAGCAGCTCACGCGCGTACAGCTGCTCCACGTGCTGGGAGAGCACCAGCACCGGCAGCCCGGGTCTGTCCCGGCGGGCCTGGAGCGCGCACTGCAGGCCCTCGTCGGTGTGGGTCGGCGGCAGGCGTACGTCGACGACGGCGACGTCCGGCTCCAGTTCGGCCAGCGCGCGGGTCAGCTCGGGGCCCGTCTCGACGGCGGCGGCGATCTCGAAGTCGTAGGCCTGCAACAGCCGGACGAGTCCGTCGCGCAG contains:
- a CDS encoding response regulator transcription factor; translated protein: MRVVLAEDLFLLRDGLVRLLQAYDFEIAAAVETGPELTRALAELEPDVAVVDVRLPPTHTDEGLQCALQARRDRPGLPVLVLSQHVEQLYARELLADGSGAVGYLLKDRVFDAEQFVDAVRRVAAGGTAMDPQVIQQLLSRREADGRPLGRLTAREREVLELMAQGRSNAAIAAQLVVTERAIAKHTSNIFAKLGLEVSDDDNRRVLAVLAYLDHGH